A genome region from Sceloporus undulatus isolate JIND9_A2432 ecotype Alabama chromosome 1, SceUnd_v1.1, whole genome shotgun sequence includes the following:
- the MUC13 gene encoding mucin-13 has translation MKGCVVLTIIWLTFSSVKRTSSTSLPPVTASDSAFTPSEDTSEGTTSYPGGTLPSPQGTLDSSPSLPNGGPSSSSLPPVKTSGSPSPETTTSGGTSLTPEGTLDSSPSPPEGGPTSSPLPPEETSGSPSLEATTPAPEKTSERATSSYPGGTSLTPTSSPLPPGETSRSPSPETTTSEHVTCNSQSCKYGAICVSLNQNFFCKCPYGYYYSLQGCQLGKVFPGEIGLQKQYDPSMKDVQSPQYAEVYHNVTNFFNERFKDEETYKETLLLDIIPSPATLEKLSKAEGTIAVTIINMFEASTNLTSVAVAELITNKTCGGVIICNSFKAVPQCDVYGCDKDTTDCSEPTHNSFPTCYCKTGLDKKKPDDKTCLLCNATVCSPKENKYCSVNAKQVPVCQCLVGYQNQDGYCQKCSFGYSGEDCKDNYLAVLVGVAVACGFVIVVLIGVLIYRCLRENREPKPESKSLLSHDYSTIGNTSESGSAPNTVINERIFPRVQIRSPEQVNKTNTADRGHQEKISHDAGVLNKSYLPERDYDDDNNPWLEMSSRDRM, from the exons GGACAAGCAGTACTTCTCTGCCTCCAGTCACAGCTTCTGACTCTGCATTTACACCAAGTGAAGACACTTCTGAAGGAACTACATCATATCCAGGAGGAACCCTTCCAAGTCCACAAGGAACTCTTGACTCTTCACCATCACTTCCTAATGGAGGTCCTAGCTCTTCCTCTCTacctcctgtaaaaacctctggCTCTCCATCTCCAGAGACAACTACATCAG gAGGAACCTCTCTGACTCCAGAAGGAACTCTTGACTCCTCACCTTCACCTCCTGAAGGAGGTCCTACCTCTTCACCTCTACCTCCGGAAGAAACTTCTGGCTCTCCATCTCTAGAAGCAACTACACCAG CTCCTGAAAAAACTTCTGAAAGAGCTACATCCTCATATCCAGGAGGAACCTCTTTGACTCCTACTTCTTCACCTCTACCTCCGGGAGAAACCTCTCGCTCTCCATCTCCAGAAACAACTACATCAG aacatgttaCTTGCAATAGTCAGTCATGTAAATATGGAGCTATATGTGTCAGCCTGAACCAAAACTTTTTCTGCAAGTGTCCTTATGGGTATTACTATTCTCTACAAGGTTGCCAGTTGG GAAAAGTATTCCCAGGAGAAATTGGTCTGCAAAAACAGTATGATCCTAGCATGAAAGATGTGCAATCTCCACAGTATGCAGAAGTATACCACAACGTCACTAATTTC tTCAATGAAAGATTTAAAGATGAGGAAACCTACAAAGAAACACTCCTTCTTGACATAAT ACCATCACCAGCAACATTAGAAAAGCTTAGTAAGGCTGAAGGAACTATTGCTGTAACAATAATCAATATGTTTGAAGCAAGCACAAATTTAACAAGTGTGGCTGTGGCAGAACTCATAACAAACAAAACTTGTGGTGGTGTCATCATTTGCAACTCCTTCAAAG ctGTACCACAGTGTGATGTTTATGGTTGCGATAAAGACACGACTGACTGCAGTGAACCAACTCACAACTCTTTTCCAACCTGTTACTGTAAAACCGGTCTTGATAAGAAGAAACCTGATGATAAAACTTGTTTAC TTTGTAATGCTACAGTGTGTTctccaaaggaaaacaaatattgcTCAGTGAATGCTAAACAAGTCCCAGTGTGCCAATGTTTGGTTGGTTATCAAAACCAGGATGGCTATTGTCAGAA gTGTAGTTTTGGCTACTCTGGAGAAGACTGTAAAGACA ATTATCTGGCAGTCCTTGTGGGAGTGGCCGTTGCATGTGGGTTTGTTATTGTGGTCTTAATTGGAGTTCTCATTTACAGATGCCTCAG AGAAAACAGGGAGCCTAAGCCTGAAAGTAAGAGTTTGTTAAGCCATGATTATTCAACCATCGGTAATACCTCTGAAAGCGGCTCTGCCCCAAACACAGTTATAAATGAGAGAATTTTTCCTCGAGTCCAAATAAGAAGCCCTGAACAGGTTAACAAAACAAACACAGCTGACAGAGGACACCAGGAAAAAATCAGCCACGATGCAGGAGTATTAAACAAATCTTACCTTCCTGAGCGAGACTATGATGATGATAAC